The Lactobacillus sp. ESL0680 DNA segment CACGATAGTCGGAATAAGTTAAGGCATTTTTGCTCTTACCATACTTATAAGGATTAAGCTTAACCTGCCCAGACAAAATCTGACTGGAAGCTTCCTTGATTAGGTCTTCGTCATACTTTAACAACAGGTTGATTTCATCTTCAGTAAAATCATTCTTACTGCTGAAACTAAAGCCGCCCTTTGCCTTAGTCTTAACACCAGTATACAGCTCCGAAACTTGGCCTTTTTCTCCAAGCAACGGCTCTGCCTTTAATAGTAAGTCGGGGTCATTATTAATTAGTCCCGTGTATTTTAGCCGTGTCTGCCCATCAAGCGACGGCTGTTTAAGAAGCAAATCCGTACCGATTAAATCTTTGCCGTTGAGCCGCTCAATCTGCCGGGTAACTGTTTGATAAAAGGCTCCGAGTAGCGATAAGGAATTGCTGCCGGTAAAAAAGTCTTGATTTTGTGCTAAGACATCAAGGTAGGACACCATTTGCAGAGAAATTCCGTTATAAAATAAACCAAGATTGAATTTTTTCGCCGATGACTTGTAGTCAATGACCTGAGCTAAGAATTCCTGCTGGTCAGAAATTTGAGCAAGGTCGACCCGATCCATCTTACCGCGCAAATTAACGTGGTGGTCTCCTGCTAAATTAGGAATGGCAAAGTTTAGTCCCTTAACTTGTTCGCCTAAACCAAAGCTTAATTCCGAATATTGCGCCCGCAAAGGAGTTTTTTGCAGTGAACGGTGCCAATTAGCGGCCACCTTAGTTGTTGTCTGGTCTAAACACCGGAACAGATACTTATTAAACGGATCATTCATCAACTGTTGGTATTTGGTCTCATCCTGCATCTTTGCTCGGGCTACTTCAAGCAGTCTTTGCAAGGTTGTCTGGTCAATCTCAGCTAAGTCCAATTTATGCTGGTTTAATTCCTTAACTAAGCGGTCAAACGTTTCGTGGAAATAATTCCCAGCTTGGATAACATCAAGTTCGTTTTCAAAGCGTTTGCGCAATCTTAAGCCATAATTCAAAAAGTATTCGTAGGAATTTTCGTAAAAGGTCTCTAGTTGTGAGACCGAAGAATTAAGGTTCTCACCGTATAACTTTTGCGCTAATTCTGGGCCAATGTCTTCCGGTTGATTATCGAATTGGCTGGATTCAAGCACCATTGTTGTCTTTTGCGGCAAATATTTTTGTGTTAACGTCAGCAGCTTTTCGACATGAGGCTCTGGCTGATTTTGACTTAAATACGTCAGATAACCAAGGCTGGCCTCGGGATTAGTCAAAAATGACAACAAATTCTGTAATTTATCCGGCAGGTTATGTTGACTAAATTCGGGCGCACCAGCCTGTTTCAGCCGTTCATAGTAAATTGACGGTTCTAATTCTTCGTTAGCCGCATTTAACACCGGATAAGAAAGGTAAACCTTATCTTGCGCTAAGGCAAGAGACAGACCAAATTGGTAATTTTGGTCTAAATTGCTGAGCTCTTGGTGGTCTTCCAAATATGAATCCTCGCCAAATGCCTGGCTTAATTTGTCTAAGTTTTCCGTACTTAAAAAGCCCGGAATGTTTTGAATTGACGGCAAGTTATTACTGGTTGCCCCAATAATAAAGACCTGCTTGTAGCCGCTGGTTTGGATCATACCCATTTCGGACAAGTTAACTGCATCTAAAGTCGAAGGAATTTGCGAAAAAGTTGCTTCCTTAAAACCATTGGTTAACACATAAAAAAAGCTGTCAATATCGAACTTATCAGGATTAATTAACAGATAATCGTGAAGTAAATTAATCAATAGGTCCCATACCTGCTCAGGCTGCTGGGCTTGCTGCAATTCACCCTGTTCTTGGGCATCTTCACGCCACTTTTCTAAGCGCTTGGGAACACCATTTTGCGTTAAAAAGTTAAAGAAGATGGTGACAGCCTTTTGACTGTCTGTTTCTTCTTTCATCTCGGCTAGTAAGTCAGAAATCCGACTGACAAAGTAATCTTTGAGCTTACTAATCTTAGCTACTTCATCTGGAATCTTGTCTAGTCTAATAACTTCGGCAGCTACATAATCAGTAAAGTCACGCCGCCACAAGTTATGGTTAATCCCGTGCGCCAAGACAAAGTTTTCTAGTTCATCGACGTCGTGAACATAGGCAGCTTCATCCTGATACCAATCGGGAATTAACAAACGTGTTTTTAAAATCGCCAGTAAATTGCTGGTTTGCAGGGGGCGTTCAAGTAGTTGGGCAATATTTTCAATTAGCACTACTAAGGGATGATATTTCATCTCCTGCTGCAAGTCATTAAAAAACGGGATCTTATTTTGCCGCAAAATTGGTGTTAAGTAGGTCTCATATTCGTGCAGATTAGGTGTTAAGACCAAAAAATCACGGTAACGATACTTACTCAGAGCTACTTGCTGGTAAATTGTGCGTGCGACAAAATACGCTTCAGCGTAACGTGAATCAGCCCGCACCAGCTGCACCTGCTGCAATTCTTCCGGCGGTGTAATTGTTCCCGTCCAATATTCGTTTAATAATTCGCGATTTGATGGTTTAGGTGCAATCGGCGTGGCAGTAACTTGATAATCTAAGTTATGGTCATCCAGATAATGTGTCAGTTGACTAATTGTTTTTTGAATGACGTAATCATAGTCGCCAGCCTCGGCATCGGGATCAATTTGCCCTAATTTGGTCTTGAAGGCCAAGGTAACGCTACCGGCATGCATCATTAACAGCTTAATAGTTAAGCATTCTTGTAATGAAAAATGTGAAAAATCGCTAAAGTAAAAATCGGTTTTACCTAAGTCTTTCTTACTGGCCAAGATTTCGTTTAACTGCAATTGCACTTCATTTTTGGTTGAAAATTTGCCCGCGATTTCCGTGATAAAGGCATCATAAATCACACGTAAATCAGCAATCTTGTTCTTCGTTTCCAA contains these protein-coding regions:
- a CDS encoding PD-(D/E)XK nuclease family protein: MIKILVGRQTDPLQEKILQLAIENYQKQPEHETFIIVPNHIKFTTEIRAINKLAVSQKQVEQSVKNLQVLSFSRLAWYFLKDAEEGLPTQLDDAAAAMLLAKIIEEKRDQLYLFKNVSVNSGLVKQLYDTILQVRAGNIDLDELDDSNLDLETKNKIADLRVIYDAFITEIAGKFSTKNEVQLQLNEILASKKDLGKTDFYFSDFSHFSLQECLTIKLLMMHAGSVTLAFKTKLGQIDPDAEAGDYDYVIQKTISQLTHYLDDHNLDYQVTATPIAPKPSNRELLNEYWTGTITPPEELQQVQLVRADSRYAEAYFVARTIYQQVALSKYRYRDFLVLTPNLHEYETYLTPILRQNKIPFFNDLQQEMKYHPLVVLIENIAQLLERPLQTSNLLAILKTRLLIPDWYQDEAAYVHDVDELENFVLAHGINHNLWRRDFTDYVAAEVIRLDKIPDEVAKISKLKDYFVSRISDLLAEMKEETDSQKAVTIFFNFLTQNGVPKRLEKWREDAQEQGELQQAQQPEQVWDLLINLLHDYLLINPDKFDIDSFFYVLTNGFKEATFSQIPSTLDAVNLSEMGMIQTSGYKQVFIIGATSNNLPSIQNIPGFLSTENLDKLSQAFGEDSYLEDHQELSNLDQNYQFGLSLALAQDKVYLSYPVLNAANEELEPSIYYERLKQAGAPEFSQHNLPDKLQNLLSFLTNPEASLGYLTYLSQNQPEPHVEKLLTLTQKYLPQKTTMVLESSQFDNQPEDIGPELAQKLYGENLNSSVSQLETFYENSYEYFLNYGLRLRKRFENELDVIQAGNYFHETFDRLVKELNQHKLDLAEIDQTTLQRLLEVARAKMQDETKYQQLMNDPFNKYLFRCLDQTTTKVAANWHRSLQKTPLRAQYSELSFGLGEQVKGLNFAIPNLAGDHHVNLRGKMDRVDLAQISDQQEFLAQVIDYKSSAKKFNLGLFYNGISLQMVSYLDVLAQNQDFFTGSNSLSLLGAFYQTVTRQIERLNGKDLIGTDLLLKQPSLDGQTRLKYTGLINNDPDLLLKAEPLLGEKGQVSELYTGVKTKAKGGFSFSSKNDFTEDEINLLLKYDEDLIKEASSQILSGQVKLNPYKYGKSKNALTYSDYRDVFFFDSMLKENKYHQISNLSKKELLKKIKEKLGESD